In Cuculus canorus isolate bCucCan1 chromosome 8, bCucCan1.pri, whole genome shotgun sequence, a single genomic region encodes these proteins:
- the DNASE2B gene encoding deoxyribonuclease-2-beta isoform X2 encodes MLPPKMQRAYSVLALCSRETKMPAGSAWCPPALLFLLSSAPLWAAEISCRNEDGETVDWFALYKLPKHTKGEIPMLGLEYMYMDALAPTWQLEMCVFLQKNSIAYAIYNDEVPKSGSSGWKRGHTKGFLLLDKSQGFWVIHSVPLFPPIPEDGYGYPATGESYGQTAICITFTYDQFTEIDQQMLSYNPGVYSCSIPDGFQADLPNLQKLCAGSRLPSAPLRHLSKLQSAQGETFLHFAKSHLFIDDIYAAWMAQELKTDLLAESWQHSGQKLPSNCSLDYHVYNINLIGMPLNSTFYSINDHSKWAVSMKYGQWTCVGDLNRAAEQAWRSGGFVCTQNEHIYKAFRHLIIHYESCTDASTWI; translated from the exons ATGCTGCCTCCTAAAATGCAAAG AGCCTACTCAGTGCTCGCCCTGTGCAGCCGAGAAACCAAAATGCCTGCGGGATCTGCCTGGTGTCcgcctgctttgcttttccttctctcctctgcgCCTCTGTGGGCAGCTGAGATTTCCTGTAGGAATGAAGACGGGGAGACAGTCGATTG GTTTGCGCTTTACAAGTTGCCAAAACACACCAAAGGAGAGATTCCCATGCTGGGGCTGGAATACATGTACATGGATGCCCTGGCTCCGACGTGGCAGCTCG AGatgtgtgttttcctgcagaagaaCAGCATTGCATACGCGATATACAACGATGAAGTCCCCAAGTCAGGCTCCAGCGGGTGGAAAAGAGGACATACCAAAG GTTTTCTGCTCTTGGACAAATCCCAAGGCTTCTGGGTGATTCACAGCGTGCCCCTGTTCCCTCCCATCCCTGAGGACGGTTATGGGTATCCAGCTACTGGGGAGTCCTACGGACAGACGGCTATCTGCATAACCTTCACATACGACCAGTTCACAGAAATAG ACCAACAGATGCTGAGTTATAATCCAGGAGTCTACAGCTGTTCCATCCCTGACGGCTTCCAAGCTGACCTCCCAAACCTGCAGAAGCTCTGTGCAGGCTCCAGGCTGCCCTCGGCCCCCTTGCGCCACCTCTCCAAGCTCCAGTCAGCTCAGGGGGAAACCTTCCTGCACTTTGCCAAGTCACACTTGTTCATAGATG ATATCTACGCAGCCTGGATGGCTCAGGAGTTGAAGACCGATTTGTTGGCTGAATCCTGGCAGCATTCCGGCCAAAAACTTCCCTCTAATTGCTCTCTCGACTACCACGTCTACAACATAAACCTAATAGGGATGCCATTGAATTCCACCTTTTATTCCATTAATGATCATTCCAAATGGGCTGTTTCAATGAAATACGGTCAGTGGACCTGTGTTGGAGACTTAAACCGTGCTGCTGAGCAAGCTTGGAGAAGTGGTGGGTTTGTCTGTACACAGAACGAACACATCTATAAAGCCTTCAGGCATTTGATAATCCACTACGAAAGCTGCACTGACGCTTCCACATGGATATAA
- the DNASE2B gene encoding deoxyribonuclease-2-beta isoform X1 has product MLPPKMQRAYSVLALCSRETKMPAGSAWCPPALLFLLSSAPLWAAEISCRNEDGETVDWFALYKLPKHTKGEIPMLGLEYMYMDALAPTWQLGKYLINMTQGALGQTLEQLYETFESEKNSIAYAIYNDEVPKSGSSGWKRGHTKGFLLLDKSQGFWVIHSVPLFPPIPEDGYGYPATGESYGQTAICITFTYDQFTEIDQQMLSYNPGVYSCSIPDGFQADLPNLQKLCAGSRLPSAPLRHLSKLQSAQGETFLHFAKSHLFIDDIYAAWMAQELKTDLLAESWQHSGQKLPSNCSLDYHVYNINLIGMPLNSTFYSINDHSKWAVSMKYGQWTCVGDLNRAAEQAWRSGGFVCTQNEHIYKAFRHLIIHYESCTDASTWI; this is encoded by the exons ATGCTGCCTCCTAAAATGCAAAG AGCCTACTCAGTGCTCGCCCTGTGCAGCCGAGAAACCAAAATGCCTGCGGGATCTGCCTGGTGTCcgcctgctttgcttttccttctctcctctgcgCCTCTGTGGGCAGCTGAGATTTCCTGTAGGAATGAAGACGGGGAGACAGTCGATTG GTTTGCGCTTTACAAGTTGCCAAAACACACCAAAGGAGAGATTCCCATGCTGGGGCTGGAATACATGTACATGGATGCCCTGGCTCCGACGTGGCAGCTCGGTAAATACCTCATCAACATGACACAGGGTGCTCTGGGACAAACACTGGAGCAGCTCTATGAGACGTTTGAATCTGAG aagaaCAGCATTGCATACGCGATATACAACGATGAAGTCCCCAAGTCAGGCTCCAGCGGGTGGAAAAGAGGACATACCAAAG GTTTTCTGCTCTTGGACAAATCCCAAGGCTTCTGGGTGATTCACAGCGTGCCCCTGTTCCCTCCCATCCCTGAGGACGGTTATGGGTATCCAGCTACTGGGGAGTCCTACGGACAGACGGCTATCTGCATAACCTTCACATACGACCAGTTCACAGAAATAG ACCAACAGATGCTGAGTTATAATCCAGGAGTCTACAGCTGTTCCATCCCTGACGGCTTCCAAGCTGACCTCCCAAACCTGCAGAAGCTCTGTGCAGGCTCCAGGCTGCCCTCGGCCCCCTTGCGCCACCTCTCCAAGCTCCAGTCAGCTCAGGGGGAAACCTTCCTGCACTTTGCCAAGTCACACTTGTTCATAGATG ATATCTACGCAGCCTGGATGGCTCAGGAGTTGAAGACCGATTTGTTGGCTGAATCCTGGCAGCATTCCGGCCAAAAACTTCCCTCTAATTGCTCTCTCGACTACCACGTCTACAACATAAACCTAATAGGGATGCCATTGAATTCCACCTTTTATTCCATTAATGATCATTCCAAATGGGCTGTTTCAATGAAATACGGTCAGTGGACCTGTGTTGGAGACTTAAACCGTGCTGCTGAGCAAGCTTGGAGAAGTGGTGGGTTTGTCTGTACACAGAACGAACACATCTATAAAGCCTTCAGGCATTTGATAATCCACTACGAAAGCTGCACTGACGCTTCCACATGGATATAA
- the DNASE2B gene encoding deoxyribonuclease-2-beta isoform X3 encodes MPAGSAWCPPALLFLLSSAPLWAAEISCRNEDGETVDWFALYKLPKHTKGEIPMLGLEYMYMDALAPTWQLGKYLINMTQGALGQTLEQLYETFESEKNSIAYAIYNDEVPKSGSSGWKRGHTKGFLLLDKSQGFWVIHSVPLFPPIPEDGYGYPATGESYGQTAICITFTYDQFTEIDQQMLSYNPGVYSCSIPDGFQADLPNLQKLCAGSRLPSAPLRHLSKLQSAQGETFLHFAKSHLFIDDIYAAWMAQELKTDLLAESWQHSGQKLPSNCSLDYHVYNINLIGMPLNSTFYSINDHSKWAVSMKYGQWTCVGDLNRAAEQAWRSGGFVCTQNEHIYKAFRHLIIHYESCTDASTWI; translated from the exons ATGCCTGCGGGATCTGCCTGGTGTCcgcctgctttgcttttccttctctcctctgcgCCTCTGTGGGCAGCTGAGATTTCCTGTAGGAATGAAGACGGGGAGACAGTCGATTG GTTTGCGCTTTACAAGTTGCCAAAACACACCAAAGGAGAGATTCCCATGCTGGGGCTGGAATACATGTACATGGATGCCCTGGCTCCGACGTGGCAGCTCGGTAAATACCTCATCAACATGACACAGGGTGCTCTGGGACAAACACTGGAGCAGCTCTATGAGACGTTTGAATCTGAG aagaaCAGCATTGCATACGCGATATACAACGATGAAGTCCCCAAGTCAGGCTCCAGCGGGTGGAAAAGAGGACATACCAAAG GTTTTCTGCTCTTGGACAAATCCCAAGGCTTCTGGGTGATTCACAGCGTGCCCCTGTTCCCTCCCATCCCTGAGGACGGTTATGGGTATCCAGCTACTGGGGAGTCCTACGGACAGACGGCTATCTGCATAACCTTCACATACGACCAGTTCACAGAAATAG ACCAACAGATGCTGAGTTATAATCCAGGAGTCTACAGCTGTTCCATCCCTGACGGCTTCCAAGCTGACCTCCCAAACCTGCAGAAGCTCTGTGCAGGCTCCAGGCTGCCCTCGGCCCCCTTGCGCCACCTCTCCAAGCTCCAGTCAGCTCAGGGGGAAACCTTCCTGCACTTTGCCAAGTCACACTTGTTCATAGATG ATATCTACGCAGCCTGGATGGCTCAGGAGTTGAAGACCGATTTGTTGGCTGAATCCTGGCAGCATTCCGGCCAAAAACTTCCCTCTAATTGCTCTCTCGACTACCACGTCTACAACATAAACCTAATAGGGATGCCATTGAATTCCACCTTTTATTCCATTAATGATCATTCCAAATGGGCTGTTTCAATGAAATACGGTCAGTGGACCTGTGTTGGAGACTTAAACCGTGCTGCTGAGCAAGCTTGGAGAAGTGGTGGGTTTGTCTGTACACAGAACGAACACATCTATAAAGCCTTCAGGCATTTGATAATCCACTACGAAAGCTGCACTGACGCTTCCACATGGATATAA